The Methanosphaera sp. sequence TTCCATAGGATTCACTCCCCCATTTTTTTAAGTATTGTAATTTTGTTTGAATTTAAAATTTTATTTTTATCTATATTATTGTTATATGTATATATGTTAAATATTTTTTAATATCTATAATAGTATTAATATATAATGTATTATATAACCAAGAAAAAGAAATTTTTAATATTATTTTTTCCTTTAGGAGGGAGGTAAGTTTTGAGTAAATTTAAATCAAAGATGGAACTTTTTATAGTTCTAATTTTAGTATTTGCATCAGTACTTCAATGTGTTAGTGCAACTAGTGTATTTCTAACATCTGATAATATTGGAGGATCTGATAATGACTTTGAAATGCTTAATGAAATTAAAGATTATATTATGGAATTTTCTAATGGTAAGCTTGATGTTATAGTTGACCCTGAATCTTCAACTCCTGGTGAGGGTACTCGTGCAATTGAAAGTAATTGTGATGTTAGTGTTAATTTTGCCGCTGTTGATTGTGGTAATTTGAAGCTTCTTGCTAAGTATTCAGCAGGTAGTGATAAACAGGTAATATTTGTTAATACTGGAAATCTTGACCTTGAAAGTCGTGATTTTATTAAAAGAGCATGGGATGATAATTATTCAGAAACATCTTTTGCTGCAATTGCAAGTCCTTCAAAGTTTTTAGATGATGCTGGTATTAGTTATATTCAGCCTCTTAAGAAGTTTCCAAATGCAGCATCAGATGGTGTATATACAAGATCTCAAAGTGATGTAAATAAGTATATTGCACAGGAAGTTGTTAATTCAATTAATAGCTATGATGCATCAGAATCTAAAAGTTATGATGAATCTCTTATATTAAAACATAATCTTCAACCACAAGTTATGGCAGAGGCAAGTAGTGCATATCTTGAAAGTAACACAACAGATAGTAGCA is a genomic window containing:
- a CDS encoding pseudomurein-binding repeat-containing protein, producing MSKFKSKMELFIVLILVFASVLQCVSATSVFLTSDNIGGSDNDFEMLNEIKDYIMEFSNGKLDVIVDPESSTPGEGTRAIESNCDVSVNFAAVDCGNLKLLAKYSAGSDKQVIFVNTGNLDLESRDFIKRAWDDNYSETSFAAIASPSKFLDDAGISYIQPLKKFPNAASDGVYTRSQSDVNKYIAQEVVNSINSYDASESKSYDESLILKHNLQPQVMAEASSAYLESNTTDSSMNDTYNSYSQAQLLYLTSSYLNGSALVDPKDYDAPSNPLKYSFLTKDSYSYYDYVNMAKTTQQYMNENGRAPDYITYEGAYIGYYDLLYNFAKITQNHTTNSQMGFDRYYSFDKSNDSILINMLPVAIVGIIVLVVLYAIRSIFRRRSQRNRRRRY